Genomic DNA from Phaeobacter porticola:
CCAAAAATAGTGGCTGCTATGGGTGTGTGTGAAGGGCGCGTAGCTGGCGAAATTGCCGAAGTTCACGGTCTTGCGCCCCACCGCCACATAGAAGGGAGAGCGGTCCAGGTCGCCGATTGCCAGCCAGGCCTTGCGCAGTTGGATATCATTCTGGCCGGGATATTCGACCTCGGTATATTCGCCCTGCACCACCGCTGTCAGCAAAGGTGTCGTGGCGGTGGCGATGAGCGAGATATCATTGATGACCCCATAGGTGTCAGAGGTGCCGCTGGTGTGGGTGGGCGGCAACCGCGACAGGATCGGAAACTTGCCGGGCGTATTGGTGTTCTCATAGATCACCGTGCCTAAGAAGCGCCCGCCAAAGGTGATTTTGTTGATCCCCAGCTGCCCGGACTGCCGCGCCCGCAAGGCGATGGCGACCTTGTTGGTCACATCCTCCTGCCGGTCCAACATCCGTTCCGAATACCGCAGTGAGGTTGCGAGAAAACCGACGCCCTCCTGTGCCTCGCCCGTGTGGGCTGCGGTCATGCCCACAGCCATCGTCAGCGCGGCCAATACCGCGCGCCCCCCAAATGAAACAGTCACAATCGTTACTCCAGTATATGACCCCCGACAGACCACCAGCCGTGCTGCGCACAACACCCGGCCGATCTCAGACAGGGTCAATCCGGTTGCAGGCCAAACAGGCCCAACACCAAACCGCTAGAAAATAACGCGTACCCCCGTGCGACCTTGCCGGTGGAACTGCCCCCGCAGCTGTGCCGGAAATACCGTCGCCAATCGCTGAAATCCGCCGAAACTGGCGGTGGATCAGAAACGCGATCCAATCACAGAGTATCACAGCTTCGTGATCTGACGAAGCCTGATCTGCTAAGGAGACAGCGTCCTGACTGCGGGCACCTGTTGCGCTGACGTCGCGCAGGCGGCGTTGCAACGGATCCGCACCGGGCCACCTATTGACCGGATCGGCACTCCACCGCAGACTGACTGCATCTGTTCCAAAACCGAAAGAGCCTCGCATGTTGTCACGCCGCGCCTTTCTGGCCAGCTCTACCGCAGCCTCGCTCTGGCCCCAGATCGGGTCAGCCGAAACGGTCTTTGACCCCACGCCGCAAGAGGTCCGCATCAAGAAGGAATTCGCCCCCGGGCAGATCCTTGTGCTGCCGCGATCCTACTACCTTTATTACGTAACCGAGCCGCGACGGGCGCGCCGCTACGGGGTTGGCGTCGGGCGCGCAGGGCTAGAGTTCACTGGCACGGCGCTGATCCAAGTTAAAAAGGAATGGCCGACCTGGCGTCCCACCAATGAGATGATCGAGCGTGACCCGCGCGCATATGCACGCTTTGTTGACAATAAATATGTGCAACCGGGTGGCGCTGATAATCCGCTTGGCGCACGCGCGCTTTATCTGTTTCAGAACGGCGTGGACACGTATTTCCGCATCCACGGCACCAATCAGCCGCAAACGATTGGCCATTCCGTTTCCAACGGGTGCATCCGTATGCTGAACGAACATGTTGTCGATCTGTACGAGCGGGTGCCAGTGGGCACCGTGGTGACGGTGCTCTGAGCGGCGCATAGCCGCACCGGGGCCAGATACGGCATAAGGCCGCCAAAGCAGAGCCGAGCATTGCCAATGCGATGCTCAGCCTGCACAACTCGCAGACAACCGTCACTATAACACTTGCACCCAAGGGATATTGGCGACAAGATTGTCACCGCAACGTTATGCAGAACTCATTGCTGTCCCCGGAGGCTCGGTCATGAATACGCAATGGCATTGCCGGGCTGTCGCATGTCGCGGACAGAGAATTGAGTAAAGACTAGGAGAATAAGACGATGGCCACAGGCACCGTCAAATGGTTCAACACCACTAAAGGTTTCGGTTTTATTGCACCCGACTCGGGCGGCAGCGATGTGTTTGTACACATTTCCGCTGTTGAGCGGTCCGGACTCACCGGTCTTGCTGACAATCAGAAAGTGACCTACGAACTGCAGCCCGGCCGTGACGGTCGCGAGTCTGCCGTTGATATCCAACTGGCCTAACCGCCAGAAATTAACAAGATCAGCTGTCGGCCCCCTTTCGGGGCCGTCTTTCGTTCTAACACACGCAACTTCCACACCTCTGTTTGGTTCAGAAGACTCGCGTGGGCACAATGACCCGCCATATTACTGTGACCTAGGGACGCGCCTGTGCGATCAGTTCCAGTATTTTGGGTCCGATAGCAGCGATATTCAGCGCCACCCCTTTTGCATTGGGATGGATGCCATCATCCTGCAAATACACGCCTGCCGCCTGCGGGTCATTGCCGGTTTTCGCTCGCATCCCCGCAAGGCTGTCCGCATGCAAAAGCACGCCGAATTCCGCTGCAAGTTCTGGAAAGATCGCGTCGAACTCTGCTTTGTAGTCAGCGCCATAGTTGCCGGGTGCCTGTATCCCGACCAGCAGAACCGGCACGGATGTTTCCTTGGCAACCTCCAAAATACGGGTCAGATTGGCGCGGCTCTCTGCCGGGGCGACACCGCGCAACAGATCGTTGCCGCCCAATGCAACGACCAGCGCATCCGGCCCATCGGCAAGCGTCCATTGAATGCGTGCCGCGCCGCCTGCGGTGGTATCACCCGACACACCGGCGTTGATAAGTTGCGCATCGGCGTCGTTGATATCCAGCCAGTCCTGCAACTGTGGCACCCAGCCCTGCCCCTGCGGCAGACCATAGCCCTGCACCAGACTGTCACCAAGGGCGGCGATCCGCACTGGTTCGGCCTGCGCAATCGCCGCAGTTAATATAAAAATCAATCCTGCCATCATCTTGCGCATTGGCGTAAAGGCTCCATATCGAGAGATGTCCCAAAGAAGGCGCGGTTCATTATGCAGTCCAGCACGATCTCACATTCCGATCCCATCTTGAACCTCCAACATGCGTCTTTGTCGCTGGTTGGCAATACCGGGCCGGTGGAAATCCTGCATGATATTTCGCTAGAGGTGCGAACGGGCGAGACACTGGGCTTGATCGGCCCCTCCGGATCCGGGAAATCCTCGCTACTGATGGTCATGGGCGGGCTGGAGCAGGCCACAGGCGGTACGGTATCGGCGCTTGGTCAAGACCTCACCGCCATGGATGAGGACGCGCTGGCCAGGTTTCGTCGCGACAATATGGGTGTCGTCTTCCAGAGCTTTCATCTGATCCCGACGATGACGGCACTGGAAAACATCGCCACTCCGCTGGAACTCGCCGGGCACAAGCATGCCTTTGAACGCGCTCAGGCAGAGTTGGAGGCCGTCGGCCTGGGTCACCGGGCCGGACATTTCCCGGCGCAGATGTCGGGCGGCGAGCAGCAGCGCGTCGCATTGGCGCGCGCCCTGGTCACCCGCCCTCGCATTCTGTTGGCAGATGAGCCGACCGGAAACCTAGATGCCACAAACGGGGACGCGATCATGGAACTGCTGTTTGATCTGCGTGATCGCTATGGTGCGACGTTGATTATGGTCACCCATGCGCCCGAATTGGCAGCACGCTGCGACCGGGTGATCCATCTGCGTGACGGTCGCCTGGACCAAACCACCACACGTGAGGCCGCAGAATGAACATCAGCGCGTGGTCGCTGGCAAGCCGCTTCGCCGCCCGTGAGTTGCGTGGCGGTTTACGGGGGTTTCGTGTCTTCCTCATTTGCCTGGCCCTTGGCGTGGCAGTCATTGCCGGCATCGGGTCACTGCGCTCGGCCATTGAAACGGGTCTCAGTGACGAAGGTGCCGTTCTGCTGGG
This window encodes:
- a CDS encoding L,D-transpeptidase yields the protein MLSRRAFLASSTAASLWPQIGSAETVFDPTPQEVRIKKEFAPGQILVLPRSYYLYYVTEPRRARRYGVGVGRAGLEFTGTALIQVKKEWPTWRPTNEMIERDPRAYARFVDNKYVQPGGADNPLGARALYLFQNGVDTYFRIHGTNQPQTIGHSVSNGCIRMLNEHVVDLYERVPVGTVVTVL
- a CDS encoding cold-shock protein; the protein is MATGTVKWFNTTKGFGFIAPDSGGSDVFVHISAVERSGLTGLADNQKVTYELQPGRDGRESAVDIQLA
- a CDS encoding arylesterase, with amino-acid sequence MRKMMAGLIFILTAAIAQAEPVRIAALGDSLVQGYGLPQGQGWVPQLQDWLDINDADAQLINAGVSGDTTAGGAARIQWTLADGPDALVVALGGNDLLRGVAPAESRANLTRILEVAKETSVPVLLVGIQAPGNYGADYKAEFDAIFPELAAEFGVLLHADSLAGMRAKTGNDPQAAGVYLQDDGIHPNAKGVALNIAAIGPKILELIAQARP
- a CDS encoding ABC transporter ATP-binding protein encodes the protein MQSSTISHSDPILNLQHASLSLVGNTGPVEILHDISLEVRTGETLGLIGPSGSGKSSLLMVMGGLEQATGGTVSALGQDLTAMDEDALARFRRDNMGVVFQSFHLIPTMTALENIATPLELAGHKHAFERAQAELEAVGLGHRAGHFPAQMSGGEQQRVALARALVTRPRILLADEPTGNLDATNGDAIMELLFDLRDRYGATLIMVTHAPELAARCDRVIHLRDGRLDQTTTREAAE